The following proteins are co-located in the Sporolactobacillus pectinivorans genome:
- the gatB gene encoding Asp-tRNA(Asn)/Glu-tRNA(Gln) amidotransferase subunit GatB — protein sequence MSNFETIIGLEVHVELKTKTKAFCGCANEFGAPPNTHTCPICLGHPGVLPILNRQAVDYAVKAALALNCDISRETKFDRKNYFYPDNPKAYQISQFDQPIGRNGYIEIEVDGEKKRIGVHRLHLEEDAGKLNHLEDGSGSLVDFNRVGTPLIEIVSEADMRTPQEAYAYLDKLKAIMQYIGVSDVKMEEGSLRCDANISIRPYGQNEFGTKTELKNLNSFTFVEKGLAFEERRQEKILLSGGVVEQETRRYNDATKTTTLMRGKEGSDDYRYFPEPDIIKLKIDQDWIDRIHNEIPELPDARQKRYVEALGLTEYDAMVLTQAKTMSDFFESAISGGADAKLVANWLMGDVSAYLNSNYKTIDEVPLTPQALAKLVQLIEEGTISSKIAKKVFKTLIEKGGDPEDIVKAKGLVQISDEGALHALMDPILEANKQSMIDYKNGKDRALGFLVGQVMKESHGKANPNMVNKIILEEIEKL from the coding sequence ATGAGCAATTTTGAAACGATAATCGGCCTCGAAGTCCATGTTGAACTGAAAACAAAAACGAAAGCATTCTGCGGCTGTGCCAATGAATTCGGCGCGCCGCCGAATACCCATACTTGCCCGATCTGTCTTGGACATCCTGGCGTTCTGCCGATTCTGAACCGGCAGGCCGTAGACTATGCGGTTAAAGCGGCGCTTGCACTGAACTGCGACATTTCACGGGAAACAAAATTTGACCGCAAGAACTACTTTTACCCGGACAACCCAAAAGCTTATCAGATTTCGCAGTTCGATCAGCCGATCGGCAGGAATGGCTATATTGAAATCGAAGTTGACGGTGAAAAGAAAAGAATCGGCGTGCACCGGCTGCACCTTGAGGAGGACGCAGGCAAGCTGAATCATCTCGAAGACGGTTCAGGATCGTTGGTCGATTTTAATCGTGTTGGCACGCCGCTGATTGAAATTGTGTCCGAAGCGGATATGCGGACACCTCAGGAGGCCTATGCTTATCTTGATAAGCTGAAAGCGATCATGCAGTACATCGGTGTTTCCGACGTTAAGATGGAAGAAGGTTCGCTGCGCTGCGATGCCAATATTTCGATCCGCCCATACGGACAGAATGAATTCGGTACTAAGACCGAATTGAAGAACCTGAACTCCTTCACTTTTGTTGAAAAAGGGCTTGCTTTTGAAGAGAGGCGTCAGGAGAAAATCCTCCTTTCCGGCGGAGTGGTAGAACAGGAAACACGGCGCTATAATGATGCAACAAAGACAACGACGCTGATGCGTGGTAAGGAAGGATCGGACGATTATCGTTACTTCCCGGAACCGGATATCATCAAGCTGAAAATCGATCAGGATTGGATTGACCGAATTCATAATGAGATTCCGGAACTTCCGGATGCGCGCCAGAAACGTTACGTCGAAGCGCTTGGTCTGACCGAGTATGATGCGATGGTTCTGACTCAGGCGAAAACGATGTCCGACTTCTTTGAAAGTGCGATCAGCGGTGGTGCCGATGCAAAACTCGTCGCCAACTGGCTGATGGGTGATGTGTCCGCCTACCTGAACAGCAACTATAAAACCATTGACGAGGTGCCGCTGACACCGCAGGCGCTCGCCAAACTCGTTCAGCTGATCGAAGAAGGAACGATATCCAGCAAGATTGCCAAGAAAGTTTTCAAAACGCTGATTGAAAAAGGCGGCGATCCGGAAGATATCGTCAAAGCGAAGGGTCTTGTCCAGATCTCGGATGAGGGAGCCCTCCATGCACTGATGGATCCGATCCTCGAAGCCAATAAACAATCCATGATTGATTACAAAAACGGCAAAGACCGTGCGCTTGGCTTCCTAGTCGGCCAGGTGATGAAAGAGTCCCACGGCAAAGCCAACCCGAATATGGTCAATAAGATCATCCTTGAGGAAATTGAAAAACTGTAA
- a CDS encoding site-specific integrase, producing MRHFKHISSDISIQKAVEAFVHKASHSFYKFHLDDALQIVSLLPENINIDSVNWSFLQELFNKGTVIKKAEGVCKLINELIKHDCYSGNYSTIISTYKSTINLSNELPWLFKNHLQPFNLIVIKKNTGTKARVACFKNDSSNLFLSNLLKNFAEKNITGSRDRYPFYTCFQQSLGNTLIADVKSFSANTFKQQFYFFKKLDNSNYSHILLKKFYLWLLSLEDGKDILKWQDGIDRNMLKSPSFNINYDKGYLPIPLNPLDPIPIFDKWLIIPNGAEEISTKINSFSYKPIDFSIAADQKLKICLKNWFWNSTVSLSTRIDQANIGLKFINFIWNLRNKHNIKEVAFSQKDVDNLSVEEIFSYVQFIRSTRRNIIYIYFIRTFLTYISENNLHHVDPSVFKYLVASPNTANNMAKDIPDKELIQLEARIKANANGNYLNTIYYIIFHIALATEFRISQIINLKIDCLVNGVKNDYYLISNTKVSRGKKLKIPIIAYTRRYIELAIKFTQPVRDECTDRSVKQHIFIHNKNALNVRVAVVRSFSDYLKRTCHKLNIPEYSSQNLRDTYMTKSIEYAIKNKLSDLEVRVLTGHKQISTTTNHYVAEKIKDYLEATHMVVIGNPTINGKIQLNTHYQQKDLVNDQCGYCSHTSCIKKDGTLDCLMCSGFIATVDRIPFYQEKIDRINNEIKLTNLSAEKERLVTIKRLYLAYFEKLLELKEDCL from the coding sequence TTGCGACACTTTAAACACATTTCCTCAGATATAAGTATCCAGAAAGCGGTCGAGGCATTTGTACATAAAGCAAGCCATAGTTTCTACAAATTTCATCTGGACGATGCCCTGCAAATAGTTAGTCTTCTCCCTGAGAATATCAATATAGATTCTGTCAATTGGAGCTTTCTTCAAGAGTTATTTAATAAGGGCACTGTTATAAAGAAAGCTGAAGGTGTTTGTAAATTAATTAACGAGCTAATCAAACATGATTGCTACTCTGGAAATTATTCGACAATAATTAGTACTTATAAAAGTACCATTAACTTAAGTAATGAATTGCCTTGGCTCTTCAAAAATCACCTTCAGCCCTTTAATCTAATTGTTATAAAGAAGAACACAGGTACGAAGGCACGAGTTGCATGTTTCAAAAACGATTCCTCCAATTTATTTCTATCTAATTTATTGAAAAATTTTGCAGAAAAAAACATAACAGGTAGTCGAGATAGATACCCTTTTTATACATGTTTTCAACAGAGTTTAGGTAATACTCTAATTGCCGACGTAAAGAGTTTTAGTGCCAACACTTTTAAACAACAATTCTATTTCTTTAAGAAATTGGATAATTCAAATTACAGTCATATATTGTTAAAAAAGTTTTATCTATGGCTGTTAAGTTTAGAAGATGGAAAAGACATTTTGAAGTGGCAGGATGGCATTGATCGAAACATGTTAAAATCTCCTTCCTTTAATATAAATTATGACAAAGGTTATTTGCCTATTCCCCTAAATCCACTGGATCCCATTCCAATATTTGATAAATGGTTGATAATTCCAAATGGAGCCGAAGAAATTTCCACTAAAATTAATAGTTTTTCATATAAACCTATCGACTTCTCCATTGCAGCCGATCAAAAATTAAAAATTTGTCTGAAAAATTGGTTCTGGAATTCTACTGTTTCTTTATCTACAAGAATTGATCAGGCAAATATAGGTTTAAAATTCATTAATTTCATTTGGAATCTCCGTAATAAACATAATATTAAGGAGGTAGCATTTTCTCAAAAAGATGTTGATAATTTGAGCGTCGAAGAAATATTCTCCTATGTTCAATTCATTCGATCAACCAGACGAAATATAATCTATATCTATTTTATCCGAACCTTTCTTACATACATTTCCGAAAACAACTTACACCATGTTGATCCAAGTGTGTTCAAATATTTAGTTGCTTCTCCAAATACTGCAAATAATATGGCCAAAGATATTCCCGATAAAGAGCTTATTCAATTGGAAGCAAGAATTAAAGCCAATGCAAATGGAAATTATCTTAACACTATCTATTACATCATTTTTCACATTGCTTTAGCTACGGAATTCCGAATTTCACAAATTATTAATCTCAAGATTGATTGCTTAGTAAACGGTGTAAAAAATGATTATTATTTAATTTCAAACACAAAAGTATCTAGAGGAAAAAAACTAAAAATACCAATCATCGCTTATACTCGAAGATACATAGAATTGGCCATCAAATTCACACAGCCTGTTAGGGATGAATGTACGGATCGTTCTGTAAAGCAACACATTTTTATTCATAACAAAAACGCCTTAAATGTTCGGGTAGCTGTCGTCCGTTCATTTTCGGATTACTTAAAGCGAACGTGTCATAAATTGAATATTCCTGAATACTCTTCACAAAATCTACGAGACACCTATATGACCAAGTCTATAGAGTACGCAATAAAAAATAAATTATCCGATTTGGAAGTCCGAGTTTTGACTGGTCACAAACAAATTAGCACAACTACAAATCATTATGTTGCTGAAAAAATTAAAGATTATCTCGAAGCAACCCATATGGTGGTCATAGGTAACCCAACAATTAATGGAAAAATTCAGCTGAATACTCACTATCAACAAAAAGATTTAGTCAACGACCAATGCGGATATTGTTCTCATACGTCCTGCATAAAAAAAGACGGAACTTTAGATTGCTTAATGTGCTCAGGTTTTATTGCCACCGTTGATAGAATTCCTTTTTATCAAGAAAAAATAGACAGAATTAACAATGAAATTAAATTAACCAATCTGTCTGCAGAAAAAGAACGACTGGTAACAATAAAACGTCTTTATTTGGCTTATTTTGAAAAATTGTTAGAACTTAAGGAGGACTGTTTATGA
- a CDS encoding LysE family translocator → MDFPFFIKGLAVGLAIAAPVGPIGVLCIRRTLAEGRMSGLLSGIGAATADAFYGSIAGFGLTAISAFLTGQSAWLRFAGGCFLCYLGLVTLLSKPADKPADSRRSGGRFAAYASTLLLTITNPMTILSFVSIFAGIGLSDGNGGTLSSLLLVAGVFCGSASWWFLLSVLVGMLREKMDRRALTWINRLSGLVIIGFGTGALYPFLI, encoded by the coding sequence ATGGATTTCCCATTCTTTATTAAAGGGCTTGCCGTCGGCCTTGCGATCGCAGCGCCTGTCGGTCCGATCGGCGTGCTTTGTATTCGCCGGACGCTCGCGGAAGGCAGAATGTCCGGCCTGCTCTCCGGGATCGGTGCTGCGACAGCTGACGCTTTTTACGGTTCAATCGCCGGATTTGGACTGACCGCAATCTCCGCATTCTTGACAGGGCAAAGTGCGTGGCTCCGGTTTGCAGGCGGATGCTTCCTATGCTATTTAGGCCTGGTGACACTGCTTTCGAAGCCGGCGGATAAACCGGCTGATTCACGCAGATCCGGCGGCCGGTTTGCTGCGTATGCTTCAACGCTGCTTCTGACAATCACGAATCCGATGACCATTTTATCTTTTGTTAGTATTTTCGCGGGGATTGGTTTATCCGACGGGAACGGCGGTACCCTATCCTCGCTATTACTGGTTGCCGGTGTCTTCTGCGGGTCTGCTTCATGGTGGTTCCTGTTGAGTGTATTAGTCGGAATGCTTCGGGAAAAGATGGACAGGAGAGCGCTGACCTGGATCAACCGTTTATCCGGTCTTGTCATTATCGGTTTTGGAACGGGGGCGCTGTACCCGTTCCTGATATAA
- the gatA gene encoding Asp-tRNA(Asn)/Glu-tRNA(Gln) amidotransferase subunit GatA — MPLFEEGFVRLKKKIHSKEIKASDLVDEAYSRIGEVDGKVKAFLTLNEEAARNEARAIDENGTADDAVLLGMPIGIKDNLVTKGLRTTCASHILENYDPIFDATVIGKVKAQKAITIGKLNMDEFAMGSSTENSSMAITHNPWDLDRVPGGSSGGSAASVAAGEVLFALGTDTGGSIRQPSAFCGVVGMKPTYGRVSRFGVVAFASSLDQVGTITRTVEDNAYLLETISGLDAHDSTSADVPVPHYSAALNGDIKGLRVAVPKEYLGEGIDESVKDKIKAAIRQLESLGAVCEEVSLPHSKYAVPTYYILASSEASANLARFDGVRYGVRAESNDLIEMYKRSRSEGFGDEVKRRIMLGTFALSSGYYDAYYKKAQQVRTLIKQDFEKVLENHDIIVGPTTPTTAFKIGEKIDDPLTMYANDLLTIPVNLAGIPAISLPCGLADGLPVGLQMIGRPFGEETLYRAAHAYEQTAGFKLAPAIKGAND, encoded by the coding sequence ATGCCACTTTTTGAAGAAGGCTTTGTGCGTCTTAAAAAGAAGATACATAGCAAGGAAATTAAGGCATCCGATCTCGTCGATGAAGCGTACTCACGCATCGGCGAAGTGGACGGCAAAGTGAAGGCTTTTCTGACGCTGAACGAAGAGGCGGCAAGGAATGAAGCCCGTGCAATTGATGAAAACGGGACGGCAGATGACGCGGTGCTTCTCGGCATGCCGATCGGAATTAAGGATAATCTCGTGACCAAGGGCCTGAGAACGACCTGCGCGAGCCATATTCTTGAAAACTATGATCCGATTTTTGACGCGACAGTGATTGGGAAAGTCAAAGCTCAGAAGGCCATTACGATCGGCAAGCTGAATATGGATGAGTTCGCTATGGGTTCTTCAACGGAGAACTCGAGTATGGCCATCACGCATAATCCGTGGGATCTGGACCGGGTGCCCGGCGGTTCAAGCGGCGGCTCAGCTGCTTCAGTTGCTGCCGGTGAAGTGCTGTTCGCACTCGGAACGGACACTGGCGGATCAATCCGCCAGCCATCGGCATTCTGCGGTGTTGTTGGCATGAAACCGACTTACGGACGGGTTTCCCGTTTCGGTGTCGTTGCCTTTGCTTCTTCACTGGATCAGGTTGGAACAATCACCCGAACAGTTGAGGACAATGCGTACTTGCTTGAAACCATTTCCGGTTTGGATGCCCATGACTCGACGAGCGCTGATGTTCCGGTACCGCATTATTCGGCAGCACTGAACGGCGACATCAAAGGCCTACGTGTTGCGGTTCCGAAAGAATATCTCGGTGAAGGCATCGATGAATCGGTAAAAGATAAGATCAAGGCGGCGATCCGTCAGCTTGAATCACTTGGCGCGGTCTGTGAAGAAGTGTCGCTGCCGCATTCAAAATATGCGGTGCCGACCTATTATATTCTTGCTTCATCGGAAGCTTCGGCAAACCTCGCTCGTTTTGACGGTGTGCGCTATGGCGTGCGTGCGGAGTCTAACGATCTGATCGAAATGTATAAGAGGTCGAGAAGCGAAGGCTTTGGCGATGAAGTTAAACGCCGGATCATGCTTGGAACATTTGCTTTAAGCTCCGGCTATTACGATGCTTATTATAAAAAGGCGCAGCAGGTGCGTACGCTGATCAAACAGGATTTTGAAAAAGTTCTGGAAAATCATGATATTATCGTCGGACCGACTACGCCGACAACCGCATTCAAAATCGGCGAAAAAATTGATGATCCGCTGACGATGTATGCCAATGATCTTCTGACCATTCCGGTCAATCTGGCAGGCATTCCGGCGATCAGCCTTCCGTGCGGCCTGGCGGACGGCCTTCCGGTCGGCCTGCAGATGATCGGCCGGCCGTTCGGTGAGGAAACACTTTACCGCGCGGCACATGCCTACGAGCAGACAGCCGGATTCAAACTTGCGCCGGCAATCAAAGGGGCGAATGACTAA
- a CDS encoding Lrp/AsnC family transcriptional regulator — translation MRLDTYDNKILTVLMENARVTWSDLAAMIGLSSPATADRVHRLEERGVIRGYEAAVDPEFAGCSCTAFVAVTLESAEQRNSFLNLVGNLAEVQECHHIAGDYDYLLKVRCLNTKDLDRVISSELKRLTGVRTRTTIVMNTLKESTRVPLKPDLFREKGE, via the coding sequence ATAAGACTGGATACCTACGATAATAAGATTTTGACCGTACTCATGGAAAATGCCCGGGTAACATGGTCGGATCTTGCGGCAATGATTGGCCTTTCTTCCCCCGCGACTGCGGATCGTGTACACCGGCTTGAAGAAAGAGGGGTCATCAGAGGATATGAGGCGGCGGTAGATCCCGAATTTGCCGGCTGTTCGTGCACCGCATTTGTCGCAGTAACACTGGAGAGCGCCGAGCAGCGGAACAGTTTTCTAAATCTTGTCGGAAATCTTGCAGAAGTTCAGGAGTGCCATCATATTGCTGGAGATTACGATTATCTGCTGAAAGTGCGCTGCCTGAATACGAAAGATCTTGACCGGGTAATCAGCAGCGAATTAAAAAGACTGACCGGGGTCAGAACGCGGACAACCATTGTAATGAACACACTAAAAGAATCAACGCGCGTTCCATTGAAACCGGATCTTTTTCGAGAGAAGGGGGAATGA
- a CDS encoding CamS family sex pheromone protein: MKYKKTGAAVAVVLSLQLVLSGCWFNNSSVNKVVNKNTGKTETVQIVPGESNQDYKMLWPQTNDPVRGYIQYGETNLVDSDQLEVGLMDLSKSAFSPNQYVFQSGQYLKPSDINGILYRQGQEKSQSQSSGQQGKVLPGLNPPLAKGSNPVQQAQNSPKYMNYVLEQDYLKKAKNGKYTLGGVSIAVSLNSVYTDSITDSKGLINPISEQLNPSTVEAWGKAHAQQILQRIRSVSGLQQVPIFFTLYLAAAPEALVSGNFFASTYVGNGSSTIGNWTAVNENHVIFPSNTASSQYKSDSGKFNNFSSAVQKYFPDYVGVIGKGYYQDQTLEDLTLNINFNKFVDQTEIIGFTNYVASIVNNSFSFSNQVPVHIYITTGDVQDALIERTPSMNNAYVSIYQH, from the coding sequence TTGAAATATAAAAAGACGGGCGCGGCAGTTGCTGTTGTGCTCAGCCTGCAGCTCGTTCTGTCGGGCTGTTGGTTTAATAACAGTTCAGTAAATAAGGTTGTAAATAAAAATACAGGGAAAACAGAAACGGTGCAAATCGTTCCCGGGGAGAGCAACCAGGATTATAAGATGCTCTGGCCGCAGACTAATGATCCAGTCCGCGGCTACATTCAGTATGGAGAGACAAACCTTGTAGACAGTGATCAGCTGGAAGTTGGTCTGATGGATCTGTCGAAGAGTGCCTTCAGCCCGAATCAATACGTTTTTCAGAGTGGCCAGTACCTTAAACCTAGCGATATAAACGGCATCCTTTACCGCCAGGGACAGGAAAAAAGCCAGAGTCAGAGCAGCGGACAGCAGGGCAAGGTCCTGCCCGGGCTCAATCCTCCGCTTGCTAAGGGCTCTAATCCAGTGCAGCAGGCACAGAACAGTCCAAAGTATATGAATTATGTGCTGGAACAGGATTATCTGAAAAAAGCCAAGAACGGAAAATATACGCTGGGTGGTGTATCAATCGCCGTTTCTCTGAATTCTGTCTATACAGACAGCATTACGGACAGCAAGGGCCTTATCAACCCGATTTCTGAACAGCTCAATCCGTCCACAGTCGAGGCGTGGGGTAAAGCACATGCCCAGCAGATTCTGCAGCGGATCCGCAGCGTCAGCGGACTTCAGCAAGTGCCGATCTTTTTCACGCTGTATCTGGCCGCCGCACCGGAAGCTTTGGTTTCCGGGAATTTCTTTGCCAGCACTTATGTCGGCAATGGTTCTTCAACAATCGGCAATTGGACAGCTGTGAATGAAAATCATGTGATTTTTCCGTCAAATACGGCATCTTCACAGTACAAATCGGATTCGGGCAAATTCAACAATTTTAGCAGTGCTGTACAGAAATACTTCCCGGATTATGTTGGCGTCATCGGAAAGGGCTACTATCAGGATCAGACGCTGGAAGATTTAACACTGAATATCAACTTCAATAAATTTGTTGATCAGACAGAGATTATTGGTTTTACAAATTACGTAGCATCAATCGTCAATAACAGCTTCAGCTTTTCAAATCAGGTTCCGGTTCATATTTACATTACAACAGGCGATGTCCAGGATGCACTGATTGAACGCACGCCAAGCATGAACAACGCTTATGTTTCAATTTATCAGCATTAA
- the gatC gene encoding Asp-tRNA(Asn)/Glu-tRNA(Gln) amidotransferase subunit GatC — protein MSRISEEQVKYVAHLARLSFNEEEIKRFTTQLDEIIGFAEQLNELDTEGIEPTTHVLDMYNVMRDDVVEPSLPCKEALKNAPVQEDGQVKVPLIMEAD, from the coding sequence ATGAGCAGGATTTCTGAGGAACAGGTTAAATATGTTGCTCATCTGGCAAGGCTCTCATTTAATGAAGAAGAAATCAAAAGGTTTACGACACAGCTGGACGAGATCATCGGCTTCGCAGAACAGTTGAACGAGCTCGATACGGAAGGCATTGAACCGACCACGCATGTTCTCGATATGTACAACGTCATGCGCGATGATGTTGTAGAGCCTTCTTTGCCCTGCAAAGAGGCGCTGAAGAACGCGCCTGTTCAGGAAGACGGGCAAGTTAAAGTACCGCTGATTATGGAAGCTGACTGA
- a CDS encoding tyrosine-type recombinase/integrase, whose translation MFLIKEYVTQNGIFYKKFVLSSDSKIELSEVVQIINAKVLYEGTEYVFLYDMEMNPIPEIFDYINFELQDASPNYRYTALNALKFLYYFLYLYNLNLRSLTKNDINNFLSFLQGVSRDGTLYRLNLVTSRAHSTIQTYIPIYRNFVTYLGYKESPFLKRSSKYKLIYSADSDSPLKINQYETSISNYKPEISTPRYINVLEFKQILEVIREDFTLREECIVRLMFENGLRIGEVLGLTNEDIVENEQGNFLYIRNRCTDSFDQLAKGCMNVKNKRTYTSRAYKTKDIGYQVVYLNDSLLEKINDYVNEYHTNNSLKFRERYEKLTYADNIEKGSNQNFYLFINNVGKPLSENLWGKILRSIFHKAGLNIDKKRRETNLSHRFRHGFAMFMVKYKHVDERTLQLLLRHRSINSVKYYYRPTDEEVIQLRTDFVNSMYTIIPELRI comes from the coding sequence ATGTTTTTAATCAAAGAATATGTTACTCAAAATGGTATTTTCTATAAAAAATTCGTTCTTAGTAGTGACTCAAAAATCGAATTATCAGAAGTTGTGCAAATAATAAACGCCAAAGTTTTGTATGAAGGCACTGAATATGTTTTTCTTTATGATATGGAGATGAATCCCATACCGGAAATTTTTGATTATATAAATTTTGAACTTCAAGATGCGTCTCCCAATTATCGTTACACCGCTTTAAATGCGTTAAAATTTCTATATTATTTTTTATATCTCTATAACCTAAACCTTAGATCTCTTACCAAGAATGACATCAATAACTTTTTATCCTTCCTTCAAGGAGTATCAAGAGATGGCACTTTATATAGGCTAAATCTAGTTACATCACGTGCCCATTCAACAATACAAACCTATATCCCAATTTATCGTAATTTTGTGACATATTTGGGGTATAAAGAATCCCCCTTCTTAAAAAGGAGTAGTAAATATAAACTCATTTATAGTGCCGATTCAGATAGTCCTCTGAAAATCAATCAATACGAAACGAGCATTTCGAATTACAAACCCGAGATTAGTACCCCGAGATATATTAATGTTTTGGAATTCAAACAAATACTTGAAGTAATTAGGGAAGATTTCACTTTAAGAGAAGAATGTATTGTACGTTTGATGTTTGAAAATGGGCTTCGTATTGGAGAAGTATTGGGGTTAACTAATGAAGACATCGTTGAGAATGAACAAGGTAATTTTTTATACATACGTAATCGATGTACCGACTCTTTTGATCAGTTGGCAAAAGGATGCATGAACGTTAAAAACAAGAGAACATATACTTCGAGAGCTTATAAAACAAAAGATATTGGTTATCAGGTCGTATACTTGAACGATTCATTACTAGAAAAAATCAATGATTATGTTAATGAGTATCACACGAATAACAGCCTCAAATTTAGAGAGCGTTATGAAAAGTTAACTTATGCTGATAATATCGAAAAAGGTAGTAATCAAAATTTCTACTTATTTATAAACAATGTTGGCAAACCGTTAAGTGAGAATCTCTGGGGAAAAATTTTACGAAGCATATTTCATAAAGCAGGATTAAATATAGATAAAAAACGTAGAGAAACAAATTTAAGTCACAGATTCAGGCACGGATTCGCTATGTTTATGGTTAAATATAAACATGTTGACGAACGCACTTTACAACTGCTTTTACGGCATCGTAGTATAAATTCAGTTAAGTATTACTATCGGCCTACTGATGAAGAAGTCATACAACTGAGGACAGATTTTGTTAATTCTATGTATACGATTATTCCGGAGTTGAGAATTTAA
- a CDS encoding diacylglycerol kinase, producing the protein MKKARIIYNPTSGRELAKRNIAYILDRLEDAGYEASAYATKSKGDATKGARKAVRRKFDLVIAAGGDGTINEVINGLAEKEFRPKLGVLPLGTTNDFARAVNIPRDIVKACDVLCAGYDMPIDIGKVNDHYFINIAGAGKLTELTYDVPSKLKTILGQMAYFIKGIEMLPSLRPTNVTIHYDDRTFSGDIMLFLVSNTNSVGGFERLAPDACLNDGMFDLVILKATNLADFIRLASLAARGEHMKDPKVIYAQASRVRIETDEKMQLNIDGEYGGDLPGEIVNLYQHLHLMVPKEVAEAQSAKFEKSEPSPE; encoded by the coding sequence ATGAAAAAAGCACGGATCATATATAACCCGACATCTGGAAGAGAATTAGCGAAGAGAAATATTGCTTATATTCTTGACCGACTGGAAGACGCAGGATATGAGGCCTCCGCTTACGCAACAAAAAGCAAGGGTGATGCCACAAAGGGCGCGAGAAAAGCTGTCAGGCGCAAATTCGATCTGGTCATCGCCGCGGGCGGTGACGGAACAATTAATGAAGTGATCAACGGTCTGGCAGAAAAAGAGTTTCGTCCGAAGCTTGGCGTGCTCCCGCTTGGAACAACAAACGATTTTGCACGGGCCGTTAATATTCCCCGTGATATCGTCAAAGCGTGCGATGTACTCTGCGCCGGTTACGACATGCCGATCGACATCGGAAAAGTCAACGACCATTATTTTATTAATATTGCCGGCGCAGGAAAATTGACTGAACTGACCTATGATGTGCCCAGCAAGCTGAAAACCATACTTGGGCAGATGGCCTATTTTATTAAGGGCATTGAAATGCTCCCATCACTGCGGCCGACAAACGTGACTATTCACTATGACGATCGGACATTTTCCGGCGATATTATGTTATTCCTCGTATCCAATACAAATTCCGTCGGTGGTTTTGAGAGACTCGCACCTGATGCCTGTCTGAATGACGGTATGTTTGATCTCGTTATTTTAAAGGCAACTAATCTGGCAGATTTTATCCGCCTGGCATCTCTTGCCGCACGCGGTGAACATATGAAAGATCCAAAAGTAATCTACGCGCAGGCCAGCCGGGTCAGAATTGAGACGGATGAGAAAATGCAGCTGAATATTGACGGTGAATACGGTGGCGATCTGCCTGGCGAGATCGTCAATCTCTATCAACATTTGCATCTCATGGTGCCGAAAGAAGTTGCAGAGGCCCAGTCTGCAA